Proteins encoded by one window of Martelella endophytica:
- a CDS encoding HlyD family secretion protein has translation MTRIIRSLSTYLTLAIGIAGIVALLFAWNLPPFAGSVERTDDAYVTGKVTLLSPQLSAIVTDVPVKDFQSVKKGDLIVRLDDRIYTQQLAQAEASLEAAKASLAANAQSQQTAKANIASAEAGVESARASLENAQSQWDRIERLQAKELSTGSDVDKAKAALDQAKSALSQANASVDVAKEALQTAIVNRRSLEANVSAAEASRELAAINLDNTRITAPFDGTLGQVKARSGQYVSAGSQLVALVPPDRWIIANYKETQLDGLREGQKVTFTVDALNGERFTGHIESFSPASGSQFSVITPDNATGNFTKVAQRVPVRIAIDPGQPDAEKLGPGLSVVTSIDTSQS, from the coding sequence ATGACACGCATCATTCGCTCCCTTTCCACCTATCTGACGCTTGCCATCGGCATTGCCGGCATCGTCGCGCTGCTCTTTGCCTGGAACCTTCCGCCGTTCGCCGGCTCTGTCGAGCGCACCGACGACGCCTATGTTACGGGCAAGGTCACGCTGCTCTCCCCGCAGCTGTCCGCCATCGTCACCGACGTTCCGGTCAAGGATTTCCAGTCGGTCAAGAAAGGCGACCTGATCGTTCGCCTCGACGACCGCATCTACACGCAGCAGCTCGCCCAGGCAGAGGCGAGCCTCGAGGCCGCCAAGGCTTCGCTTGCAGCCAATGCGCAATCGCAGCAGACCGCCAAGGCCAATATCGCCTCGGCCGAAGCCGGTGTCGAAAGCGCCAGGGCCAGCCTCGAAAACGCCCAGTCCCAATGGGATCGCATCGAGCGCCTGCAGGCCAAGGAACTCTCAACCGGCAGCGATGTGGACAAGGCAAAGGCGGCCCTCGACCAGGCGAAATCCGCCCTGTCGCAGGCCAATGCCTCGGTCGACGTGGCCAAGGAAGCCCTGCAGACGGCGATCGTCAACCGCCGCTCGCTCGAGGCGAATGTCTCGGCCGCCGAGGCCTCACGAGAGCTCGCGGCGATCAACCTCGACAACACCCGGATCACCGCTCCCTTTGACGGCACACTGGGCCAGGTGAAGGCGCGCAGCGGACAGTATGTCTCGGCCGGTTCGCAACTCGTCGCCCTTGTGCCGCCGGATCGCTGGATCATCGCCAACTACAAGGAGACCCAGCTCGACGGGCTGAGAGAAGGTCAGAAGGTCACCTTCACCGTCGATGCCCTCAATGGCGAGCGCTTCACCGGCCACATCGAGAGCTTCTCGCCGGCCTCCGGCTCACAGTTTTCGGTGATCACCCCCGACAATGCCACCGGCAACTTCACCAAGGTGGCACAGCGCGTCCCGGTCCGCATCGCGATCGATCCCGGCCAGCCGGACGCCGAAAAGCTGGGACCGGGGCTCTCTGTGGTCACCAGCATCGATACCAGCCAGAGCTGA
- a CDS encoding aspartate-semialdehyde dehydrogenase, giving the protein MGFKVAVAGATGNVGREMLSILSERGFPADEVVALASSRSVGKEVSFGDKTLKVKNLETYDFSDTDICLMSAGGSISQKWSPKIGAQGCVVIDNSSAWRYDADVPLIVPEVNPDAVTGFTKRNIIANPNCSTAQLVVALKPLHDAATIKRVVVSTYQSVSGAGKDGMDELFNQTRAVFVADPIETKKFTKRIAFNVIPHIDSFMEDGYTKEEWKVLAETKKMLDPKIKVTCTAVRVPVFVGHSEAVNLEFEKEITADEARDILREAPGCLVVDKHEDGGYVTPVECAGEDVTYISRIREDATVENGLAMWVVSDNLRKGAALNAVQIAELLVERNLVKPRALA; this is encoded by the coding sequence ATGGGTTTCAAGGTTGCAGTCGCAGGCGCTACCGGCAATGTCGGGCGTGAAATGCTGTCCATTCTGTCAGAGCGCGGGTTCCCGGCCGATGAGGTCGTGGCGCTGGCTTCCAGCCGTTCCGTCGGCAAGGAAGTGTCTTTTGGCGACAAGACTCTGAAGGTGAAAAACCTCGAGACCTACGACTTCTCCGATACCGATATCTGCCTGATGTCGGCCGGCGGCTCGATCTCGCAGAAGTGGTCGCCGAAGATCGGTGCGCAGGGCTGCGTCGTCATCGACAACTCGTCGGCCTGGCGCTACGACGCCGATGTGCCCCTGATCGTGCCGGAGGTCAATCCGGACGCTGTCACCGGCTTCACCAAGCGCAACATCATCGCCAATCCGAACTGCTCGACCGCCCAGCTCGTCGTCGCACTGAAGCCGCTGCACGATGCCGCGACCATCAAGCGCGTTGTCGTCTCGACCTACCAGTCCGTTTCCGGTGCCGGCAAGGATGGCATGGACGAGCTGTTCAACCAGACCCGCGCGGTCTTCGTCGCCGATCCGATCGAGACCAAGAAGTTCACCAAGCGCATCGCCTTCAACGTCATTCCCCACATCGACAGCTTCATGGAGGATGGCTACACCAAGGAAGAGTGGAAGGTTCTGGCCGAGACCAAGAAGATGCTCGACCCGAAGATCAAGGTCACCTGCACCGCCGTGCGCGTACCGGTCTTCGTTGGCCACTCGGAAGCGGTCAACCTGGAATTCGAGAAGGAAATCACCGCTGACGAGGCTCGCGATATCCTGCGGGAGGCACCGGGCTGCCTGGTCGTCGACAAGCATGAGGATGGCGGTTACGTCACCCCGGTCGAATGCGCCGGCGAGGACGTTACCTATATCTCGCGCATTCGCGAGGACGCGACGGTCGAGAACGGTCTCGCCATGTGGGTCGTTTCCGACAACCTGCGCAAGGGCGCGGCGCTGAACGCCGTGCAGATCGCCGAGCTTCTCGTTGAGCGCAACCTGGTCAAGCCGCGCGCGCTCGCCTGA
- a CDS encoding phosphatase PAP2 family protein: MSVPFRWFSARRKLKGQAWPCTHWRGFLIGSLGIVAVSFAVFDYPVGKMAKELNPAVLDYGSFVTDFGNSGWILFTSFLAFVVGIAAAGGAGEKTRRLRARGVFMAQAAAFLFISVASSGLAVNLIKKTIGRARPSMLYENYGPFSFQPLEFSAKFASFPSGHSTTTAVFFTAAAFFFPKHRVLFFSIAVCIAISRAIVGAHYPSDVAAGLAFGAWCTYFVAILFSRYRMVFRIDESGWPVPRNSMAALKLDFLHRSARKRGRPQSELDLSPQKGH; encoded by the coding sequence ATGTCAGTACCATTTCGATGGTTCAGCGCGCGCCGGAAGCTGAAGGGGCAGGCTTGGCCATGCACGCACTGGCGCGGCTTTCTCATTGGTTCGCTTGGTATCGTCGCCGTTTCGTTTGCCGTGTTTGATTATCCGGTCGGCAAGATGGCGAAGGAGCTGAACCCGGCCGTGCTCGACTACGGCAGTTTTGTCACCGATTTCGGCAATTCCGGCTGGATCCTTTTCACCAGCTTCCTTGCATTTGTCGTCGGCATCGCGGCCGCTGGAGGCGCCGGCGAAAAGACGCGCAGGTTGCGCGCGCGCGGTGTGTTCATGGCGCAGGCGGCCGCATTCCTGTTCATCTCCGTTGCCTCTTCGGGTCTGGCCGTCAACCTCATCAAGAAGACGATCGGCCGGGCGCGGCCAAGCATGCTCTACGAGAATTACGGACCATTCAGCTTCCAGCCGCTGGAATTCAGTGCGAAATTCGCCAGCTTCCCGTCGGGGCACTCGACCACGACCGCCGTCTTCTTCACGGCAGCAGCCTTCTTCTTCCCGAAGCACCGGGTGCTGTTTTTCTCGATCGCGGTCTGCATCGCGATCAGCCGGGCAATCGTCGGGGCGCATTACCCGAGCGATGTCGCTGCCGGCCTTGCATTCGGGGCCTGGTGCACCTATTTCGTCGCGATCTTGTTCTCGCGTTACCGCATGGTCTTCCGCATCGACGAGAGCGGCTGGCCGGTTCCACGCAACAGCATGGCAGCGCTGAAGCTCGATTTCCTGCACCGCAGTGCGCGCAAGCGCGGCCGCCCGCAATCCGAACTTGACTTGAGCCCGCAAAAGGGTCATTAG
- a CDS encoding phosphatase PAP2 family protein translates to MKQSHDAARRRPRFLRGYGREAGTFRFSSTCWPYFLLPGATLALLSFLVLDGPVATSHDAMSDRFVAIARHLTDITTAPWILIATGLLFIVATVAMKRAETTGAKRRAMLVAWQALYVFATLALASSTVNVVKRLIGRARPELFDTVGDFHFRFGGWAYDYASFPSGHSTAAGATFAALGLLFPAFRPLFACLAIFFVFCRVAVGAHYPSDVSAGLFYGAWVAVVMACLFARYRLLFEIPEKGLPVRRRRLRPTTT, encoded by the coding sequence ATGAAACAGTCACATGATGCCGCCCGGCGGCGGCCGCGCTTCCTCAGAGGCTATGGTCGCGAAGCCGGGACATTCCGCTTCTCTTCCACCTGCTGGCCGTATTTTCTCCTGCCGGGTGCGACGCTGGCGCTTCTGTCCTTCCTCGTGCTCGACGGGCCGGTCGCCACTTCGCATGACGCGATGTCGGATCGGTTTGTGGCGATCGCGCGTCACCTGACCGACATCACCACGGCGCCCTGGATCCTGATTGCCACCGGTCTGCTCTTCATCGTGGCAACCGTTGCAATGAAGAGAGCCGAGACGACGGGGGCGAAGCGGCGGGCAATGCTTGTCGCCTGGCAGGCGCTTTACGTGTTTGCGACGCTGGCGCTTGCGAGCTCCACCGTGAATGTCGTCAAGCGCCTCATCGGTCGGGCCCGGCCGGAGCTCTTCGATACGGTCGGCGATTTTCATTTCCGCTTCGGCGGCTGGGCCTATGATTACGCAAGCTTTCCGTCCGGCCACTCGACGGCCGCAGGGGCGACCTTTGCCGCGCTCGGATTGCTGTTTCCGGCCTTTCGCCCTCTCTTCGCCTGCCTTGCGATTTTCTTCGTGTTCTGCCGTGTCGCCGTCGGCGCCCACTATCCGAGCGATGTCTCCGCCGGCCTGTTTTATGGCGCCTGGGTGGCGGTCGTGATGGCCTGCCTCTTTGCCCGATACCGGCTTTTGTTCGAAATTCCCGAAAAAGGTCTGCCGGTCCGACGCCGCCGGTTGCGCCCCACAACGACCTGA
- the leuB gene encoding 3-isopropylmalate dehydrogenase, with protein sequence MSHRTLFLLPGDGIGPEITAEVVKIIDFLNDKAGAGFEVEQGLVGGSAYDVHGVAISEDDMARAMAADAVFLAAVGGPKWDSVPYEVRPEAGLLRLRKDMQLFANLRPAICYSALAASSSLKPELVEGLDILIVRELTGGVYFGEPKEIIDLDNGQQRAIDTQVYDTYEIERIASVAFELARTRGNRVCSMEKRNVMKSGLFWNQVVTRVHKEKFADVELSHMLADAGGMQLVRAPKQFDVIVTDNLFGDMLSDVAAMLTGSLGMLPSASLGAEDPATGKRKAMYEPVHGSAPDIAGQGIANPLAMIASFAMCMRYSFNMIAEADALEAAISDVLEQGYRTGDIMSEGCKKVGTAGMGDAVLAAYAKTLSL encoded by the coding sequence TTGAGCCATCGCACACTTTTTCTGCTGCCGGGTGACGGCATCGGTCCCGAAATCACCGCGGAAGTCGTCAAGATCATCGATTTCCTGAACGACAAGGCCGGCGCTGGCTTCGAAGTCGAGCAAGGCCTAGTCGGCGGTTCGGCCTATGATGTCCACGGCGTCGCGATCTCCGAGGACGATATGGCGCGCGCCATGGCGGCGGATGCCGTGTTCCTCGCCGCCGTCGGTGGCCCGAAGTGGGATAGCGTTCCCTATGAGGTGCGCCCCGAGGCTGGCCTTCTCAGGCTGCGCAAGGACATGCAGCTTTTCGCCAACCTGCGCCCTGCCATCTGCTATTCCGCGCTGGCGGCATCCTCGTCGCTGAAGCCGGAGCTGGTCGAAGGGCTCGATATCCTGATCGTGCGCGAACTGACCGGCGGCGTCTATTTCGGCGAGCCGAAGGAAATCATCGATCTCGACAACGGCCAGCAGCGCGCCATCGACACGCAGGTCTACGACACCTACGAGATCGAGCGCATCGCTTCCGTCGCCTTCGAACTGGCACGCACGCGCGGTAACCGCGTCTGCTCGATGGAGAAGCGCAACGTGATGAAGTCCGGCCTGTTCTGGAATCAGGTCGTCACCCGCGTGCACAAGGAAAAATTCGCCGACGTCGAGCTGTCGCACATGCTGGCCGATGCCGGCGGCATGCAGCTCGTGCGCGCCCCGAAGCAGTTCGATGTCATCGTCACCGACAACCTCTTCGGCGACATGCTCTCCGACGTCGCCGCGATGCTGACCGGCTCGCTCGGCATGCTGCCTTCGGCCTCGCTCGGCGCCGAGGATCCGGCGACCGGCAAGCGCAAGGCGATGTATGAGCCCGTTCACGGTTCGGCGCCGGATATCGCCGGCCAGGGCATCGCCAATCCGCTGGCCATGATTGCCTCCTTCGCCATGTGCATGCGCTATTCCTTCAACATGATTGCCGAGGCCGATGCGCTGGAAGCGGCGATCTCGGATGTGCTCGAGCAGGGCTACCGCACCGGCGACATCATGTCGGAAGGCTGCAAGAAGGTCGGTACCGCCGGCATGGGCGATGCCGTACTCGCCGCCTACGCGAAGACGCTTTCGCTCTGA
- a CDS encoding polysaccharide deacetylase family protein — translation MNRFVTGVAGLCVLALASCASTGERDTASLKTALLSTDHPAISAPEGGEAIEDIMTGSIGSEPLPADPPEQLGSIHSRIVPGAGAAAPVVTVADTIAKPLAGRTIYLEQTRDLVLAPKEVVLTFDDGPVPYNTRSVLDALDAHGVKGLFFMVGEMADWHGEAAKAVVADDQTIGSHTYQHPHLTSIGLTGAIADIDKGNASVEKATGVTPHFFRFPYLAENEALGRALQSRGIIPVGIDVDSRDYQPSTTDEIVSRVMTGLEAHGGGIVLMHDLQGRTARAIGPLLDRLEADGYKVVTLRYGKPPEPAPEPLLVNVFGRLPKGI, via the coding sequence ATGAACCGTTTCGTGACCGGCGTCGCCGGCCTTTGCGTGCTCGCCCTCGCATCCTGCGCATCAACGGGCGAGCGGGATACAGCCAGCCTCAAGACGGCGCTGCTTTCAACCGATCATCCCGCAATATCGGCGCCCGAGGGCGGTGAGGCGATCGAGGATATCATGACAGGTTCCATTGGCAGCGAACCACTACCGGCAGACCCGCCCGAGCAACTCGGCTCCATCCATTCGCGTATCGTGCCCGGAGCCGGTGCGGCGGCGCCCGTCGTTACCGTCGCGGATACGATCGCCAAGCCACTTGCCGGCCGCACCATCTATCTCGAACAGACCCGGGACCTGGTGCTGGCGCCGAAGGAAGTGGTGCTGACCTTCGATGACGGTCCGGTGCCCTACAACACCCGTTCCGTTCTCGATGCGCTGGACGCCCACGGCGTCAAGGGGCTGTTCTTCATGGTTGGCGAAATGGCGGACTGGCATGGAGAGGCTGCGAAAGCGGTCGTCGCCGATGACCAGACCATCGGTTCTCATACCTATCAGCATCCGCATCTGACCTCGATCGGCCTGACGGGTGCGATCGCCGATATCGACAAGGGCAATGCCAGTGTGGAGAAGGCGACCGGCGTGACGCCGCATTTCTTCCGCTTTCCCTATCTGGCCGAAAACGAGGCACTCGGCCGCGCCCTGCAGAGCCGGGGTATCATCCCGGTCGGTATCGACGTGGATTCGCGCGACTACCAGCCTTCAACCACCGACGAGATCGTCAGCCGTGTCATGACGGGGCTGGAGGCTCACGGCGGCGGCATCGTGCTGATGCACGATCTCCAGGGCCGCACCGCGCGCGCCATTGGCCCGCTGCTCGACCGGCTGGAGGCCGATGGCTACAAGGTCGTGACGCTGCGCTACGGCAAGCCGCCGGAGCCTGCGCCGGAGCCCCTGCTCGTCAACGTGTTCGGTCGGTTGCCAAAGGGCATCTGA
- a CDS encoding glycerate kinase type-2 family protein, which yields MSYKDNPTAFLRSLFTTAVAAADPMKQVSKFLPERPKGRTIVVGAGKGSARMAEALEACWGEPLEGVVVTRYGHEAPCSRIEILSASHPVPDAAGERAAQRILDTVSGLTEDDLVIVLISGGGSALLSLPAAGLTLEDKIEINKALLRSGAAIDEVNCVRKHLSAVKGGRLAAAIYPARCHALMISDVPGDDPAIIASGPTVGETTTAEDAKAILKRYGIAVPEHVARHLDTPAASCIAPDDIRLSRTENHIIATPFMSLEAAAEQAKGEGLSVLVLGDTIEGEARETGIVHAGIAEAVYHHATPVPRPALILSGGETCVTVRGNGRGGRNVEFLLSLAVQLNGLDSVYALSGDTDGVDGREEVAGAVIAPDTLARARQAGIDARAALDDNDGHGFFEALGDQVITGPTLTNVNDFRAILIL from the coding sequence ATGAGCTACAAGGACAACCCCACCGCGTTTCTGCGCTCGCTGTTTACCACCGCCGTTGCCGCAGCCGACCCGATGAAACAGGTCTCGAAATTCCTGCCCGAGCGGCCGAAAGGCCGCACCATCGTTGTCGGCGCCGGCAAGGGTTCGGCCCGCATGGCCGAGGCGCTGGAGGCCTGCTGGGGCGAACCGCTCGAAGGTGTCGTCGTCACCCGTTACGGCCATGAGGCGCCCTGCAGCCGCATCGAAATCCTCTCGGCCTCGCACCCCGTACCGGATGCGGCCGGCGAACGGGCGGCCCAGCGCATCCTCGACACCGTCTCCGGGCTCACCGAGGATGATCTGGTCATCGTGCTGATCTCGGGCGGCGGCTCCGCCCTGCTGTCACTGCCGGCCGCGGGGCTGACGCTCGAAGACAAGATCGAGATCAACAAGGCGCTGTTGCGGAGCGGTGCCGCCATCGACGAGGTCAACTGCGTGCGCAAGCATCTGTCCGCCGTGAAGGGCGGTCGGCTGGCGGCGGCGATCTATCCCGCCCGGTGTCACGCGCTGATGATCTCCGACGTCCCCGGTGACGATCCCGCCATCATTGCGTCGGGGCCGACGGTCGGCGAGACGACCACGGCCGAGGACGCCAAGGCGATCCTGAAACGCTACGGTATCGCCGTGCCGGAGCATGTCGCCCGCCACCTCGATACACCGGCTGCAAGCTGCATCGCGCCCGACGATATCCGCCTGTCCCGCACCGAAAACCACATCATCGCCACGCCGTTCATGTCGCTGGAGGCTGCGGCCGAGCAGGCGAAAGGCGAGGGGCTTTCGGTGCTGGTGCTTGGCGACACGATTGAGGGTGAGGCGCGAGAGACCGGCATCGTCCATGCCGGGATTGCGGAGGCGGTCTATCACCATGCCACCCCCGTGCCGCGTCCGGCGCTGATCCTTTCGGGCGGGGAAACCTGTGTCACCGTGCGCGGCAATGGCCGCGGCGGCCGCAATGTCGAATTTCTGCTGTCGCTGGCCGTGCAGCTGAACGGGCTCGATTCGGTCTATGCGCTTTCCGGCGATACCGACGGCGTCGACGGCCGCGAAGAGGTCGCAGGCGCGGTGATCGCGCCGGATACGCTCGCCAGAGCCCGCCAGGCCGGCATTGATGCCCGCGCCGCACTCGATGACAATGACGGACACGGATTTTTCGAGGCGCTTGGCGATCAGGTGATCACCGGGCCGACGCTCACCAACGTCAATGATTTCCGCGCCATCCTGATCCTCTGA
- a CDS encoding glycosyltransferase, giving the protein MALTNDTDKFPRIALVSTHGYVAADPPLGAADTGGQVVYILELSKKIAQLGFTVDIYTRRFEDQPEIDEVDERVRVVRIPCGGKDFIPKEYLYKHLLEWSENALRYMREHNLNYTFINSHYWDAGYAGLRLAEALSIPHLHTPHSLGLWKKKTMETDYPDQKEQFEKDFNFTERIKHENKIYRACDSVIATTPLQVDMLVEDYGIREDRVYMIPPGYDDNRFYPVSAATREMLREHFGFKGKTVLSLGRLATNKGYDLLINAFSVMVERVPDAELHLAVGGEDMDELETRILNELKDQVKELGLEDKVHFSGYVSDEDLPDIYRAADMFVLSSRYEPFGMTAIEAMASGTPTVVTTNGGLYRAISFGRHALFADTFDKYDLGIIMMKPFKHQRLYNRLARMGAHKARSLFTWTGIAQQMISLVEGRPMRQSLQDSDWAEPWNDGD; this is encoded by the coding sequence ATGGCTCTCACGAACGATACTGACAAATTCCCCCGTATCGCTCTCGTTTCCACCCATGGCTATGTTGCCGCCGACCCGCCGCTTGGCGCTGCCGATACCGGCGGACAGGTCGTCTATATTCTCGAACTCTCGAAGAAGATCGCCCAGCTCGGCTTCACCGTCGACATCTATACCCGCCGTTTCGAGGACCAGCCGGAGATCGACGAGGTCGACGAACGCGTGCGCGTGGTGCGCATTCCCTGCGGCGGCAAGGATTTCATTCCGAAGGAATATCTCTACAAGCACCTCCTGGAATGGAGCGAGAACGCGCTGCGCTACATGCGCGAGCACAACCTCAACTATACTTTCATCAACTCCCATTACTGGGATGCCGGCTATGCCGGGCTGCGGCTCGCAGAAGCGCTTTCCATCCCCCACCTCCACACGCCGCACTCCCTCGGCCTGTGGAAGAAGAAGACGATGGAAACCGATTATCCGGACCAGAAGGAGCAGTTCGAAAAGGACTTCAACTTCACCGAACGGATCAAGCACGAAAACAAGATCTACCGCGCCTGCGACAGCGTGATCGCAACGACGCCACTACAGGTGGATATGCTGGTTGAAGACTACGGCATCCGCGAGGACCGGGTCTACATGATCCCGCCGGGGTATGACGACAACCGCTTCTATCCGGTTTCCGCCGCGACCCGCGAAATGTTGCGCGAGCACTTCGGCTTCAAGGGCAAGACCGTGCTCTCGCTTGGCCGGCTTGCGACCAACAAGGGCTATGATCTGCTGATCAACGCCTTCTCGGTGATGGTCGAACGGGTGCCGGATGCGGAACTGCATCTTGCCGTCGGTGGCGAGGACATGGACGAACTCGAAACCCGCATTCTCAACGAGTTGAAGGACCAGGTGAAGGAACTCGGCCTCGAGGACAAGGTGCACTTCTCCGGCTATGTCTCCGACGAGGACCTGCCGGACATCTACCGCGCCGCCGACATGTTCGTGCTGTCCAGCCGCTACGAGCCGTTCGGCATGACCGCGATCGAGGCGATGGCATCGGGCACGCCGACAGTGGTGACTACCAATGGCGGCCTTTACCGCGCCATTTCCTTCGGCCGCCACGCGCTATTTGCCGACACCTTCGACAAGTATGATCTCGGCATCATCATGATGAAGCCGTTCAAGCATCAGCGGCTCTATAACCGGCTTGCCCGCATGGGCGCGCACAAGGCCCGCAGCCTGTTCACCTGGACGGGCATTGCCCAGCAGATGATCTCGCTGGTCGAGGGCCGGCCGATGCGCCAATCGCTTCAGGACAGCGATTGGGCCGAGCCGTGGAACGACGGCGATTGA
- a CDS encoding HAD-IIB family hydrolase, translated as MTIRLFSSDLDGTLVGDNGSTVRFREAFEAIPENDRPLLVYNSGRLTDDIHALIDKVGLPEPDFLIGGVGTMVVDRKAGAPLDGFESFLAGAFDAAKVGRIMGDIPDVSYQPARYQHAFKSSWYLNNARPERLQAIEEALAAEGLEIKLVYSSDRDLDILPRAADKGACLSWLAARLGIGHEEIVVAGDTGNDKAMFEVPGVCGIIPANGFEELRQLARSNDRIYEARGEIADGVIEGLRHFGVPI; from the coding sequence ATGACCATCAGACTTTTCTCGTCCGATCTGGACGGCACGCTTGTCGGCGACAACGGCTCGACGGTGCGCTTCCGCGAGGCCTTTGAGGCCATTCCCGAAAACGACCGGCCGCTGCTTGTCTATAACAGCGGCCGGCTCACCGACGACATCCACGCGCTGATCGACAAGGTCGGACTGCCGGAGCCCGATTTCCTGATCGGCGGCGTCGGCACGATGGTGGTCGACCGCAAGGCCGGCGCTCCGCTGGACGGGTTCGAGAGCTTCCTCGCCGGTGCCTTCGATGCGGCCAAGGTCGGCCGCATCATGGGTGATATCCCGGATGTCAGCTACCAGCCGGCCCGCTACCAGCATGCCTTCAAGTCGAGCTGGTACCTCAACAATGCGCGGCCCGAGCGCCTTCAGGCCATCGAGGAGGCGCTTGCCGCCGAGGGGCTGGAGATCAAGCTGGTCTATTCGTCCGATCGGGATCTCGACATTCTGCCGCGGGCCGCCGACAAGGGCGCCTGCCTTTCCTGGCTCGCGGCCCGGCTCGGCATCGGTCACGAGGAGATCGTGGTGGCCGGCGACACCGGTAACGACAAGGCGATGTTCGAGGTGCCGGGCGTCTGCGGCATCATTCCGGCCAATGGCTTTGAGGAACTGCGCCAGCTCGCCCGCTCCAACGACCGCATCTACGAGGCGCGCGGCGAGATCGCCGACGGCGTCATCGAGGGTCTGCGGCACTTCGGCGTGCCGATCTGA
- the leuD gene encoding 3-isopropylmalate dehydratase small subunit: MEKFVKLTGVAAPLPVVNVDTDMIIPKDYLKTIKRTGLGKGLFAEARYNEDGSENADFVLNKPAYRSAKIIVAGDNFGCGSSREHAPWALADFGIRCVISTSFADIFYNNCFKNGILPIIVSPEQLEKLMDDAERGSNAVLTVDLEKQEITGPDGGSITFELDAFKRHCLLNGLDDISLTLEKRDNIATYETRLAAERPWA; the protein is encoded by the coding sequence ATGGAAAAATTCGTCAAGCTGACGGGCGTCGCTGCCCCCCTTCCGGTGGTCAATGTCGATACCGACATGATCATTCCCAAGGATTACCTCAAGACGATCAAGCGCACCGGTCTTGGCAAGGGCCTGTTTGCCGAAGCGCGCTACAATGAGGATGGCTCCGAAAACGCCGATTTCGTGCTGAACAAGCCGGCCTATCGCAGCGCCAAGATCATTGTCGCCGGTGATAATTTCGGTTGCGGTTCCTCGCGAGAGCATGCGCCGTGGGCACTCGCCGACTTCGGCATCCGCTGCGTGATCTCCACCAGCTTTGCCGACATCTTCTACAACAACTGCTTCAAGAACGGCATCCTGCCGATCATCGTCTCGCCCGAGCAGCTTGAAAAGCTGATGGACGACGCCGAGCGCGGGTCCAATGCCGTGCTGACGGTGGACCTGGAGAAGCAGGAAATAACCGGTCCGGATGGCGGTTCGATCACGTTCGAACTCGACGCCTTCAAGCGTCACTGCCTGCTGAACGGTCTCGACGACATCTCGCTGACGCTCGAGAAACGCGACAATATTGCGACCTACGAAACCAGGCTCGCTGCCGAGCGTCCCTGGGCCTGA
- a CDS encoding HpcH/HpaI aldolase/citrate lyase family protein, producing MAMTETKIWRSVLSVPAVNRRALEKSKTLAADVIIYDLEDSVASGRKAEARENLEQLFAHDRPDVTTAIRINPLDTETGQEDMKTALACQPDAVLLPKVETVATVATASALLARNGAPLRMRLWAMLETPAGIVNAAAIAGAWSHASAGGRLEALIVGVNDLRSATNVAQAPGRAYLVPWLMQVVLAARAYGLAVVDGVYNDFTDVAGLEAECAEARAMGFDGKMLIHPKQIDTANTSFRPSDAAIAEAHAIVEAFAKPGAEALNVIDLGGRMVERLHLEQAQTLLETAARLNNTKANQ from the coding sequence ATGGCCATGACAGAAACCAAAATCTGGCGTTCCGTGCTGTCCGTACCCGCCGTCAATCGGCGGGCGCTGGAGAAATCGAAAACGCTTGCAGCCGACGTGATCATCTATGACCTTGAGGATTCCGTTGCCTCCGGCCGCAAGGCCGAGGCGCGCGAGAACCTCGAGCAGCTTTTTGCCCACGATCGGCCCGATGTCACCACCGCCATCCGCATCAACCCGCTCGACACCGAGACCGGCCAGGAAGACATGAAGACGGCGCTCGCCTGCCAGCCGGACGCCGTCCTGCTGCCGAAGGTCGAGACGGTGGCCACCGTTGCGACCGCAAGCGCGCTTCTCGCCCGCAACGGCGCACCGCTGCGCATGCGGCTCTGGGCGATGCTGGAGACACCCGCCGGCATCGTCAACGCAGCCGCCATCGCCGGCGCCTGGTCGCATGCCTCAGCCGGCGGCCGGCTCGAAGCGCTGATCGTCGGCGTCAACGACCTGCGCTCCGCCACCAACGTTGCCCAAGCGCCCGGCCGTGCCTACCTGGTGCCCTGGCTGATGCAGGTCGTGCTCGCTGCCCGCGCCTACGGACTGGCCGTCGTCGATGGGGTCTACAACGATTTCACCGATGTCGCCGGCCTTGAGGCCGAGTGCGCCGAAGCCCGCGCCATGGGCTTCGACGGCAAGATGCTCATTCACCCGAAGCAGATCGACACGGCGAACACCAGCTTCCGCCCGTCCGATGCCGCGATTGCCGAAGCGCATGCCATTGTCGAAGCATTTGCCAAGCCGGGCGCGGAAGCGCTAAACGTCATCGATCTCGGCGGCCGCATGGTCGAGCGCCTGCATCTCGAACAGGCGCAGACACTGCTGGAAACAGCCGCTCGTCTCAACAACACCAAGGCAAATCAATGA